From the genome of Sphaerochaeta sp.:
GTGGTCGATCTCCACGAACCCAGCGTCGTTCTTCTTCACCGCACCGACCGGACAGGCATCCTCACAGGGGACGGGAATGTGGATGATGGCGTGGAATGGGCACACCTCCATGCACTTGCCGCAACGGACGCACCGATCTTCCTGGATGTGGGCCTGGCCGTTGATGAAGTTCACCGCGTCCCGCGGGCAGTTGGCGATGCAGGGACGTGCGAAACAACCACGGCAGGAATCGCTGACCCGGTACTGGTTGGGCGGGCACCCCGAACACCCCGTGCTGATCGTCGTCAATGACGGTGCCGGCGGCTGGTCTTCGGCCATCACTTCCTTGACATACTCGGTCAACGGTTTCATCTCATCGTCAAACCGTTCGATGTCGATGCCAAGAAACGCCATGATCCGATAGCGGATCATCGCCCGTTCCTTGTAGATGCAGCACCGGTTGGGAATGCGGTCCTTGGGGATGATGACGAACGGGATCTTGTCGGCGTCCTTTTCCAGCGTCCCGGCGAAAAACTGCTTCAGCACTTCCGTCTGCACACGCCGCTTCATCAACGTATATTGGTTGTTCAGTTCAAGCATTCACGGCCTCCGCGAGCAGTTTGCAGAACCTCTCCTGCGTCACCCCGCCGTAGACTTTTCCATTGATCGAAATGAATGGGGGTTTGTCCTCGGCTTTGGTCGCGTCGCAGGTCTTCTTGCATGATTGGAGGCAGGAAGCCCCTTCGATCTCACAGCCTGCCAGCACGTTCGGGTCCAGAAAATCGTTGTACAGGAGCAGGTCAGCCCCTCCCTGGACGAAACATGCCGTCCCTACGCAGATCCTCACCACTACTTTCTCTTTCTTGTCCATATTGGCTCCATCCTCCACTCACATGTATTCCAATGAGGTTTCCTTCAGATAATGCTCTTCCAGAACCTTCCTCAATCTCGCGATCATTGTTCTTCGGATCCCGATCTCCGCCGGAATAT
Proteins encoded in this window:
- a CDS encoding NAD(P)H-dependent oxidoreductase subunit E; this encodes MDKKEKVVVRICVGTACFVQGGADLLLYNDFLDPNVLAGCEIEGASCLQSCKKTCDATKAEDKPPFISINGKVYGGVTQERFCKLLAEAVNA